A genomic stretch from Xiphophorus maculatus strain JP 163 A chromosome 14, X_maculatus-5.0-male, whole genome shotgun sequence includes:
- the LOC102220589 gene encoding ependymin-2-like, producing MRLPVLLTCLLAACLAKAPHPCESPPLLTGALTVSTQNEKLFTFAKYLYDALGRRVRLLELGTYENKTFTYDVLLHYREATMYEIHSHNRTCKKMPLKVEFYPLSIPKDATLLGQVVVGSSSGPGQGLLVNSWMGDLPDKSGKYLSVVTEFGCIPVSTNYQTKEYGWMLMSFFDNVIGIEDPNLLNVPSFCSEGEGKEEQTEPVDFFNLFQNKK from the exons ATGAGACTCCCAGTCCTGCTCACATGTCTGCTGGCAGCCTGCCTGGCAAAAGCGCCCCATCCATGCG AAAGTCCTCCCCTTCTCACCGGAGCCCTCACCGTG TCCACGCAGAATGAAAAGCTGTTTACCTTCGCCAAATACCTGTATGATGCACTGGGACGCAGAGTGAGACTGCTGGAGCTGGGCACCTACGAGAATAAAACATTCACCTACGACGTTCTGCTGCACTACAGAGAG GCTACCATGTATGAGATCCACTCTCATAACCGCACCTGTAAGAAGATGCCTCTGAAGGTAGAGTTCTACCCTCTATCTATCCCAAAAGACGCCACTCTGCTGGGTCAGGTTGTGGTGGGAAGTTCATCCGGACCTGGACAAGGCCTCTTGGTGAACAGCTGGATGGGAGACCTACCAGACAAGTCAG GAAAGTACCTATCAGTGGTCACTGAATTTGGCTGCATTCCTGTCAGCACTAACTACCAAACCAAAGAGTACGGATGGATGCTGATGAG CTTCTTCGACAACGTCATTGGGATTGAAGATCCTAATCTCCTCAACGTCCCCAGCTTCTGCTCAGAAGGGGAGGGAAAGGAGGAGCAGACGGAACCAGTAGACTTCTTCAACttatttcaaaacaagaaatga
- the LOC102220856 gene encoding ependymin-like, whose translation MTTLFLFVCLLVGCLAQEPQPCSSPPLLSGGLSVSTQSEKLAAFAKYSYDGLGRRILLSNFGSLDNKTFHLDVLLLYKQGLMYKINNRDKKCLKRRLSTDFIPLGVPKDASLVGQVVLGSSSVPGEEILVNTWTGTLLTRKGLATYVSMVTEFGCIPVSTLFSTDKTGWVAVSFFNNVVGLVDPQDLTPPPFCSTAQLEEEERDAHTSFLQLL comes from the exons ATGACGACTCTCTTTCTGTTCGTGTGCCTGTTGGTGGGCTGCCTGGCTCAGGAACCCCAACCATGCT CATCCCCGCCGCTCTTGTCTGGAGGCCTTTCTGTG TCCACCCAAAGCGAGAAGCTGGCAGCTTTTGCTAAGTACTCCTACGATGGCCTTGGGAGGCGGATCCTCCTCAGCAACTTTGGGTCCCTTGACAATAAAACCTTCCATCTAGACGTGCTTCTGCTTTACAAACAG GGACTGATGTACAAGATCAACAACCGGGACAAGAAGTGCCTGAAGAGGCGTCTGAGCACGGACTTCATCCCGCTGGGCGTTCCTAAGGATGCCTCCCTAGTGGGTCAGGTTGTGCTGGGCAGCTCTTCTGTTCCAGGGGAGGAAATTCTGGTCAACACCTGGACAGGGACGCTGCTGACCAGGAAGGGATTAG caaCGTACGTGAGCATGGTTACAGAGTTTGGCTGTATTCCTGTCAGCACCCTGTTTAGCACGGACAAGACAGGATGGGTGGCGGTCAG tttcttcaacAACGTCGTCGGACTGGTAGACCCCCAGGATCTCACCCCACCACCGTTCTGCAGCACCGCCcagctggaggaagaggagcgagACGCACACACGtcatttctgcagcttctttAA